The Deinococcus koreensis genome window below encodes:
- a CDS encoding class I SAM-dependent methyltransferase, producing MGTQPLENWGASDANERYVGRWSRPVARRFLDWLALPDGGAWTDVGCGTGALSAGILTACTPSSVTGVDRSEGFIEAVRTQMTDPRAHFVVSDATDLPLADASSDVAVSGLVLNFVPDHAAMLREMMRVTRPGGTVAAYVWDYAEGMEMMRVFWDAVARVNPNDGALDERDRFPICRPEALTDLWRQHHLKDVAVHAIDIPTVFRDFSDYWTPFLGRQGPAPAYLASLDDDTRERVRAEVQARLVPAADGTIALAARAWAVRGTC from the coding sequence ATGGGCACTCAGCCGCTGGAGAACTGGGGAGCGTCGGACGCCAATGAGCGGTACGTCGGCCGCTGGAGCCGGCCCGTGGCCCGGCGGTTTCTCGACTGGCTTGCCCTGCCCGACGGGGGTGCGTGGACGGATGTCGGCTGCGGCACCGGAGCGCTCTCAGCGGGCATCCTCACGGCCTGCACTCCGTCGTCGGTCACAGGCGTCGACCGCTCCGAGGGCTTCATCGAGGCGGTGCGAACCCAGATGACCGACCCGCGCGCTCATTTCGTCGTGAGCGACGCCACGGATCTGCCACTGGCCGACGCTTCCTCGGACGTGGCCGTCTCGGGGCTGGTGCTCAATTTCGTGCCCGATCACGCGGCCATGCTGCGCGAGATGATGCGGGTCACGCGCCCCGGTGGAACCGTCGCCGCCTACGTCTGGGACTATGCCGAGGGCATGGAGATGATGCGGGTGTTCTGGGACGCGGTGGCCCGAGTGAATCCGAATGACGGAGCCCTGGACGAACGAGACCGCTTTCCGATCTGTCGGCCGGAAGCGCTGACTGACCTCTGGCGACAGCACCATCTGAAGGACGTGGCTGTGCACGCCATCGATATTCCGACTGTGTTCAGGGATTTCAGCGACTACTGGACACCTTTTCTGGGCAGGCAGGGCCCCGCACCGGCCTACCTGGCGTCGTTGGACGACGACACGCGGGAGAGGGTTCGTGCCGAGGTTCAGGCCCGCCTCGTCCCCGCTGCGGACGGCACCATCGCGCTCGCTGCGCGGGCCTGGGCAGTCAGGGGCACCTGCTGA
- a CDS encoding alpha/beta fold hydrolase codes for MTALSHPAPTAPLTPTDDPTPEDCAPQTVTLFRRDPLLLDSGHALSDIQVAYHTYGEPRPDATLVLHALTGSSAVHEWWPEFLGRGRPLDPTRDYVVCANVLGGCAGTTSAADLQGTPLTLHDMVRVGRALLEHLGVRRVRVIGSSMGGLLAYAWLLDCPDLVERAVVIGAPARHSPWAIGLNSAARAAIRAAPGGEGLKVARQIAMLSYRSPESFALTQSGARVPGVPAITSYLDHQGEKLQRRFCEHSYLTLTAAMDAFQPGDAELRRIQTPVLAVGISSDVLYPAAEVRAQAALVPGSTYWELDSVHGHDAFLMDAQDLPDVVGAFLHS; via the coding sequence GTGACGGCCCTGTCGCACCCGGCCCCGACCGCGCCCCTCACGCCCACAGACGACCCGACCCCGGAGGACTGTGCGCCGCAGACGGTCACGCTGTTCCGCCGTGACCCCCTGCTGCTCGACTCCGGCCACGCCCTGAGCGACATTCAGGTGGCCTACCACACCTACGGCGAGCCGCGCCCGGACGCGACCCTGGTGCTGCACGCCCTGACCGGCAGCAGCGCCGTGCACGAATGGTGGCCGGAGTTCCTGGGCAGGGGGCGCCCGCTCGACCCCACGCGCGACTACGTGGTCTGCGCCAACGTCCTGGGGGGCTGCGCGGGCACGACCAGTGCCGCCGACCTGCAGGGCACCCCGCTGACCCTGCACGACATGGTGCGGGTCGGGCGGGCCCTGCTGGAGCACCTGGGCGTGCGCCGCGTGCGGGTGATCGGCTCCAGCATGGGCGGGCTGCTGGCCTACGCCTGGCTGCTGGACTGCCCCGATCTGGTGGAACGGGCCGTAGTGATCGGCGCTCCGGCCCGCCACTCCCCCTGGGCCATCGGCCTGAATTCGGCGGCCCGCGCCGCCATCCGCGCGGCCCCCGGGGGCGAGGGACTGAAGGTGGCCCGCCAGATCGCCATGCTGTCGTACCGCAGCCCGGAGAGCTTCGCGCTGACCCAGAGCGGCGCGCGCGTGCCCGGCGTCCCCGCCATCACGTCTTACCTCGACCACCAGGGCGAAAAGCTGCAGCGGCGCTTCTGCGAGCACAGCTACCTGACCCTGACCGCCGCCATGGACGCCTTCCAGCCGGGCGACGCCGAACTCCGCCGCATCCAGACCCCGGTGCTGGCCGTCGGGATTTCCAGCGACGTGCTCTACCCGGCCGCCGAGGTGCGCGCTCAGGCCGCCTTGGTGCCCGGCAGCACCTACTGGGAACTCGACTCCGTTCACGGCCACGACGCCTTTTTAATGGACGCGCAGGACTTGCCGGACGTGGTGGGGGCGTTCCTGCACTCCTAA
- a CDS encoding O-acetylhomoserine aminocarboxypropyltransferase/cysteine synthase family protein, whose protein sequence is MAHKFETLQVHAGQKPDPTTGAQQVPIYPTNSYVFESPEHASALFGLRAFGNIYSRIMNPTNAVLEERMAALEGGVMALSVASGHAAQFLAITNVAQAGDNIVSTPNLYGGTVNQFRVTLRRLGIEVRFTGKDERPEDFAALIDDQTRAVYLETIGNPALNVPDFEAIAAAAHARGVAVFVDNTFGAGGYFCQPLRHGANVVLHSASKWIGGHGNGIGGIIVDGGNFDWGNGRYGLMTEPSPSYHGLNFWETFGEGNPLGLPNVAFLIRARTEGLRDLGPTLAPQQAWQFLQGLETLSLRAERHAQNTAALASWLAAHPDVRKVTYPGLSNHPHYDRAQHYLPRGAGAVLTFELRGGRAAGEAFIRSVKLAQHVANVGDTRTLVIHPASTTHSQLDEVTQLNAGVTPGLVRVSVGIEHIDDIREDFAQALAAALEQATTELAGGEG, encoded by the coding sequence CAAGTTCGAGACCCTGCAGGTTCACGCCGGCCAGAAGCCGGACCCGACCACGGGCGCCCAGCAGGTGCCCATCTACCCCACCAACTCCTACGTGTTCGAGTCGCCCGAGCACGCCTCGGCGCTGTTCGGACTGCGCGCCTTCGGGAACATCTACAGCCGCATCATGAACCCGACCAACGCCGTGCTGGAGGAACGCATGGCCGCGCTGGAAGGCGGCGTGATGGCGCTCTCGGTGGCCAGCGGGCACGCCGCGCAGTTCCTGGCGATCACGAACGTCGCGCAGGCGGGCGACAACATCGTGTCCACGCCCAACCTGTACGGCGGCACGGTCAACCAGTTCCGCGTGACCCTGCGGCGCCTGGGCATTGAGGTGCGCTTCACCGGCAAGGACGAGCGGCCCGAGGACTTCGCCGCGCTGATCGACGACCAGACGCGCGCGGTGTATCTGGAGACCATCGGCAACCCGGCGCTGAACGTGCCGGATTTCGAGGCCATTGCCGCCGCGGCGCACGCGCGGGGCGTGGCCGTGTTCGTGGACAACACCTTCGGCGCCGGGGGCTATTTCTGCCAGCCCCTGCGGCACGGCGCGAACGTGGTGCTGCACTCGGCCAGCAAGTGGATCGGCGGGCACGGCAACGGCATCGGCGGGATCATCGTGGACGGCGGGAACTTCGACTGGGGCAACGGGCGCTACGGGCTCATGACCGAGCCCAGCCCCAGCTACCACGGCCTGAACTTCTGGGAGACCTTCGGCGAGGGCAACCCGCTGGGCCTGCCCAACGTGGCCTTCCTGATCCGTGCCCGCACGGAAGGGCTGCGCGACCTGGGCCCGACCCTGGCGCCGCAGCAGGCGTGGCAGTTCCTGCAGGGGCTGGAAACCCTGAGCCTGCGCGCCGAACGCCACGCCCAGAACACGGCGGCGCTGGCCTCCTGGCTGGCCGCGCACCCGGACGTCCGGAAGGTGACCTACCCGGGGCTGAGCAACCACCCGCACTACGACCGTGCCCAGCACTACCTGCCGCGCGGGGCGGGCGCGGTGCTGACCTTCGAACTCCGGGGCGGGCGCGCGGCCGGCGAGGCCTTCATCCGCTCGGTGAAGCTCGCGCAGCACGTCGCCAACGTGGGCGACACGCGTACGCTGGTCATCCACCCCGCCAGCACCACGCACTCGCAGCTCGACGAGGTGACCCAGCTGAATGCCGGAGTCACCCCCGGTCTGGTGCGCGTGTCGGTCGGCATCGAGCACATCGACGACATCCGCGAGGACTTCGCGCAGGCGCTGGCGGCGGCGCTGGAACAGGCCACTACCGAACTGGCCGGGGGGGAGGGGTGA
- a CDS encoding FAD binding domain-containing protein, translated as MYPANFDYQKAESVEQALQALAANPDLKIIAGGHSLLPAMKLRLAQPPALLDIFGLQELRGIRREGDTFVVGAMTTHAEVLRSDLPLFPEVAHWVGDPMVRNRGTIGGSLAHADPSADYPAAALALGVEFVIRGMGGERTVHADDMFVGMFESAVKPGELLTHIRIPATIQASAYEKFRHPASHYAVVGVAVARHAGGEIRAAFTGAAERAQRLSKLEEGLKGGQSAMTGLVDAGGLLGDRFASAEYRAHLVDVLADRALKRLG; from the coding sequence ATGTATCCAGCCAATTTCGACTACCAGAAGGCCGAGAGCGTCGAGCAGGCGCTGCAGGCGCTGGCCGCCAATCCTGACCTCAAGATCATCGCGGGGGGCCACTCGCTGCTGCCCGCCATGAAGCTGCGCCTGGCGCAGCCGCCCGCCCTGCTCGACATCTTCGGGCTGCAGGAACTCAGGGGCATCCGGCGCGAGGGGGACACCTTCGTCGTCGGGGCCATGACCACCCACGCCGAGGTGCTGCGCAGTGACCTGCCGCTCTTCCCGGAGGTCGCCCACTGGGTCGGTGACCCCATGGTTCGCAACCGGGGCACCATCGGCGGCAGTCTGGCCCACGCCGACCCCAGCGCCGACTACCCGGCCGCGGCCCTGGCCCTGGGCGTGGAGTTCGTGATCCGGGGCATGGGCGGCGAGCGCACCGTTCACGCCGACGACATGTTCGTGGGGATGTTCGAGAGCGCTGTGAAACCGGGCGAACTGCTGACCCACATCCGCATTCCGGCGACCATCCAGGCATCGGCCTACGAGAAGTTCCGGCACCCGGCCAGCCACTACGCGGTGGTCGGGGTGGCCGTGGCCCGGCACGCCGGCGGGGAAATCCGCGCCGCGTTCACGGGCGCCGCCGAACGCGCCCAGCGCCTGAGCAAGCTGGAAGAGGGCCTGAAGGGCGGCCAGAGTGCCATGACCGGCCTCGTGGACGCCGGAGGTCTGCTGGGCGACCGCTTCGCCAGCGCCGAGTACCGCGCCCATCTGGTGGACGTGCTGGCCGACCGGGCCCTCAAACGCCTGGGCTGA
- a CDS encoding C39 family peptidase, protein MKRSVVAALLLSPALAACLSRAEAAPPARVTLSGVGHEGQALNNCGPVTAKIILGYYGTRVTQAQAAQALKDDSRDVEVSTQELAAYLERQGLNTVIRYAGTQAQVRALVAAKLPVIVQQRLKVGDNTSHFRTVYAYTPESFTASDSLLGARLTLSESRF, encoded by the coding sequence ATGAAACGTTCGGTGGTCGCCGCCCTGCTGCTCTCCCCTGCGCTGGCGGCCTGCCTGTCCCGGGCCGAGGCCGCTCCGCCCGCCCGGGTCACCCTGAGTGGCGTCGGGCACGAAGGTCAGGCCCTGAACAACTGCGGGCCGGTGACCGCCAAGATCATCCTGGGCTATTACGGCACCAGGGTCACGCAGGCGCAGGCGGCCCAGGCGTTGAAAGACGACTCCAGAGATGTCGAGGTCTCCACCCAGGAACTCGCGGCCTACCTTGAAAGGCAGGGGCTCAACACGGTGATCCGCTATGCCGGCACCCAGGCGCAGGTGCGGGCGCTCGTAGCCGCCAAGCTGCCCGTGATCGTGCAGCAGCGCCTGAAGGTCGGCGACAACACCTCGCACTTCCGCACCGTCTATGCCTATACCCCCGAGAGCTTCACCGCGAGCGATTCGCTGCTGGGCGCCAGGCTGACCCTGAGCGAGAGCCGCTTTTAG
- a CDS encoding DUF1345 domain-containing protein, translating into MKTTGRTRPHALLRMLAGVAAGLTVGLLTPARWLPEARLLIGWVTLCATVMGQLWPLMMRAGPARTHALATLEDDSRAVASSVTLTAALVSLVGVGFLLSAAHDSRGLEEAALTALAVLTVAASWLLVQTEYTLHYARLYYRDGRGVQFLHGDGQLDEPTYWDFAYLSVTIGMTYQVSDTNLNTRAMRRLLLGHALLSFVFGTVIIAVTINGVAGLIQ; encoded by the coding sequence GTGAAGACGACCGGGCGAACGCGGCCGCACGCCCTCCTGCGGATGCTGGCGGGGGTGGCCGCCGGCCTCACCGTCGGCCTCCTGACCCCGGCCAGATGGCTGCCCGAGGCGCGGCTGCTGATCGGCTGGGTCACCCTCTGTGCCACCGTGATGGGTCAACTCTGGCCGCTGATGATGCGGGCCGGCCCCGCCCGCACCCACGCCCTGGCGACCCTGGAAGACGATTCGCGCGCCGTGGCCAGCTCCGTGACCCTCACGGCCGCGCTGGTGAGTCTGGTCGGCGTGGGCTTCCTGCTCTCGGCCGCCCACGATTCCAGGGGCCTGGAGGAAGCCGCCCTGACCGCCCTGGCGGTGCTGACGGTCGCGGCCTCGTGGCTGCTGGTGCAGACCGAGTACACCCTGCATTACGCCCGCCTGTACTACCGCGACGGCCGGGGCGTCCAGTTCCTGCACGGCGACGGGCAACTGGACGAGCCGACGTACTGGGACTTCGCGTACCTGTCCGTGACCATCGGCATGACCTATCAGGTCAGCGACACGAACCTCAACACCCGCGCCATGCGCCGCCTGCTGCTGGGGCACGCCCTGCTGTCGTTCGTGTTCGGCACGGTGATCATCGCCGTGACCATCAACGGGGTGGCCGGGCTGATCCAGTAA
- a CDS encoding DEAD/DEAH box helicase has translation MTVASPNLSKLLPAAPAGNLLLLPQVARAALFAAYPGPAVLLTTPDRLGHYVSAGVLGAPLTVNPGLRDWDAKHEHVVLDVNTALDLFPSRPDDHALTLKVGAQYPREALLSRLERLGYERGEEPGFEIQGDTLELRLEPGAGVPADAEQGVWVRAEFFGDELDTLRLLAPGDLTGPKAQTFTLEPTAEYLTETKWDATRLELLPGRVFLDSPEFYASALGILTDTLWPKLAGREVTSFGRSPLELPDLDTGLVTLPFYRARLNDLERDIAEWRASGYRVLILVRHDRTAAYLADKLLNTHDIPWLKFARVDEGGLGFLRAGGEGGFVIPEQRTVVITEDLIYGFQGGSALRGKRLGGKPVTDALGLHVGDYLIHPEHGIGQFEGLETRKVLGVTRDYLNLAYRGGARLSVPIEQLPVLRRHPGTTDDPPGLSSFDKKDWARAKEKARKNAEEVAGKLLVQYAARQVTPGNAFEPQPEWDAQIAANFAFDLTQDQQTALKDTMRDLEKANPADRLISGDVGFGKTEVALRAAHRVVGHGKQVAILVPTTLLAEQHTSTFVERFKGLPVRVEGLSRFTSPQHARQILGDLKAGKVDILIGTHRLLSGDIEFSDLGLIIVDEEHRFGVSQKEKLRALRGLPPVSKEGKIEIPEGIKAVDTLALSATPIPRTLYMSMVGLRDMSSIQTPPKGRRPIQTVLTPFDPVTVRDAIISEIERGGKVFYIHDRIASIGARSLYLRNLVPEARIGVAHGRMNEEELEEIMLGFEQGAFDVLLSTTIVETGLDIPEANTILIERADRLGLAQLYQLRGRVGRRSVSAYAYLFYPPRLTENAQRRLWAIADLQDLGSGHLLAEKDMEIRGVGNILGEEQHGHVQAVSIDVYTEMLAEAVAKLKGEKMQAPVNISIDLPINARLSPEYFASADGVPDEETRIATYGRLSDSRTLQAISRVERDLRKKYGPPTPEVQNFIDLAKLRLTAAAKRVLSVGETMTELQITFAYKALDYDAAGLKRFPHKTEVQTFPPSVKLEKRGIKPDDYARTLIDLLGYFG, from the coding sequence GTGACTGTCGCCTCGCCCAATCTGTCGAAACTGCTGCCTGCCGCCCCTGCTGGGAATCTGCTGCTGCTCCCGCAGGTCGCCCGCGCGGCGCTGTTCGCGGCGTACCCGGGGCCGGCGGTGCTGCTCACCACCCCGGATCGCCTGGGCCACTACGTCTCGGCGGGCGTGCTGGGCGCCCCCCTGACCGTGAACCCCGGCCTGCGCGACTGGGACGCGAAGCACGAGCATGTGGTGCTGGACGTGAACACCGCCCTGGACCTCTTTCCCTCGCGCCCGGACGACCACGCCCTGACCCTCAAGGTCGGCGCCCAGTATCCGCGCGAGGCGCTGCTCTCGCGCCTGGAGCGCCTGGGCTACGAGCGCGGGGAGGAGCCCGGCTTCGAGATCCAGGGCGACACGCTGGAGCTGCGGCTGGAACCGGGCGCCGGCGTGCCGGCCGACGCGGAGCAGGGGGTCTGGGTACGCGCCGAGTTCTTCGGCGACGAGCTGGACACCCTGCGCCTGCTGGCCCCCGGCGACCTGACCGGCCCCAAGGCGCAGACCTTCACGCTGGAACCCACCGCCGAGTACCTGACCGAGACGAAGTGGGACGCCACCCGCCTGGAACTGCTGCCGGGCCGGGTCTTTCTGGACTCGCCCGAGTTCTACGCCTCGGCGCTGGGCATCCTGACCGACACCCTCTGGCCGAAGCTGGCCGGGCGCGAGGTCACGTCCTTCGGCCGTTCTCCGCTGGAGCTGCCGGATCTCGACACCGGGCTGGTCACGCTGCCCTTCTACCGCGCCCGCCTGAACGACCTGGAGCGCGACATCGCCGAGTGGCGCGCCTCGGGCTACCGGGTGCTGATCCTGGTGCGCCACGACCGCACCGCCGCCTATCTGGCCGACAAGCTCCTGAACACCCATGACATTCCCTGGCTGAAGTTCGCCCGCGTGGACGAGGGCGGCCTGGGCTTCCTGCGGGCCGGCGGCGAGGGGGGATTTGTCATCCCCGAACAGCGCACCGTTGTGATCACTGAAGACCTGATCTACGGCTTCCAGGGGGGCTCGGCGCTGCGCGGCAAACGGCTGGGCGGCAAGCCGGTCACGGACGCGCTGGGCCTGCACGTGGGGGACTACCTGATCCACCCCGAGCACGGCATCGGCCAGTTTGAGGGCCTGGAAACCCGCAAGGTGCTGGGCGTCACGCGCGATTACCTGAACCTGGCCTACCGGGGCGGCGCGCGCCTGAGTGTGCCCATCGAGCAGCTTCCCGTGCTGCGCCGACACCCCGGCACCACCGACGACCCGCCCGGCCTGAGCTCCTTCGACAAGAAGGACTGGGCCCGCGCCAAGGAGAAGGCCCGCAAGAACGCCGAGGAAGTGGCCGGCAAGCTGCTCGTGCAGTACGCCGCGCGCCAGGTCACGCCGGGCAACGCCTTCGAGCCGCAGCCCGAATGGGACGCCCAGATCGCCGCCAACTTCGCCTTCGACCTGACCCAGGATCAGCAGACCGCCCTGAAAGACACCATGCGCGATCTGGAGAAGGCGAACCCCGCCGACCGCCTGATCTCCGGCGACGTGGGTTTCGGCAAGACCGAGGTCGCCCTGCGCGCCGCGCACCGGGTCGTGGGCCACGGCAAACAGGTCGCCATCCTGGTGCCCACGACTCTGCTGGCCGAGCAGCACACGTCCACCTTCGTGGAACGCTTCAAGGGGCTGCCAGTACGGGTCGAGGGCCTGTCGCGCTTCACCAGCCCGCAGCACGCCCGGCAGATCCTGGGCGACCTGAAAGCTGGCAAGGTGGACATCCTGATCGGCACCCACCGCCTGCTCTCGGGCGACATCGAGTTCAGTGACCTGGGCCTGATCATCGTGGACGAGGAACACCGCTTCGGCGTGTCGCAGAAGGAGAAGCTGCGGGCGCTGCGCGGACTGCCGCCGGTGTCCAAAGAGGGGAAGATCGAGATTCCGGAGGGGATCAAGGCGGTGGATACCCTGGCCCTCTCGGCCACGCCGATTCCGCGCACGCTGTACATGAGCATGGTCGGCCTGCGCGACATGAGTTCCATCCAGACGCCGCCCAAGGGCCGCCGACCGATCCAGACGGTCTTGACGCCCTTCGACCCGGTCACCGTGCGCGACGCGATCATCAGCGAGATCGAGCGCGGCGGCAAGGTCTTCTACATCCACGACCGCATCGCCTCCATCGGCGCCCGCAGCCTCTACCTGCGGAACCTCGTGCCCGAGGCGCGCATCGGCGTGGCGCACGGCCGCATGAACGAGGAGGAGCTCGAGGAGATCATGCTGGGCTTCGAGCAGGGGGCCTTCGACGTGCTGCTCTCCACCACCATCGTCGAGACCGGCCTGGACATCCCCGAGGCGAACACCATCCTGATCGAGCGCGCCGACCGGCTGGGGCTGGCGCAGCTCTACCAGCTCCGCGGCCGGGTGGGCCGTCGCTCGGTGAGTGCCTACGCCTACCTCTTCTACCCGCCGCGCCTGACCGAGAACGCCCAGCGCCGCCTGTGGGCGATTGCCGACCTGCAGGATCTCGGCTCCGGGCACCTGCTGGCCGAGAAGGACATGGAGATCCGGGGCGTGGGCAACATCCTGGGCGAGGAGCAGCACGGGCACGTGCAGGCCGTGTCCATCGACGTCTACACCGAGATGCTGGCCGAGGCCGTGGCGAAGCTCAAGGGCGAGAAGATGCAGGCGCCGGTCAACATTTCCATCGACCTGCCCATCAACGCCCGCCTGAGCCCCGAATACTTTGCCAGTGCCGATGGGGTGCCCGACGAGGAGACGCGAATCGCCACCTACGGCCGCCTGAGCGACTCGCGCACGCTGCAGGCGATTTCGCGGGTGGAACGCGACCTCCGCAAGAAGTACGGCCCGCCCACGCCCGAGGTGCAGAACTTCATCGACCTCGCCAAGCTGAGGCTGACCGCCGCCGCCAAGCGCGTGCTGTCGGTGGGGGAGACCATGACCGAGCTGCAGATCACCTTCGCCTACAAGGCGCTGGACTATGACGCCGCCGGCCTGAAGCGTTTCCCTCACAAGACGGAGGTGCAGACCTTCCCGCCCAGCGTGAAGCTGGAGAAGCGCGGCATCAAGCCGGACGACTATGCGCGGACGCTGATCGATCTGCTGGGGTATTTTGGGTAG
- a CDS encoding NPCBM/NEW2 domain-containing protein, whose protein sequence is MFRPVRLVLLACGLSGLLVACGMETPAGGPEVGPYAGGRAYPWSYTAPAGQLMAQRLTPTRNTLQYETILAAKSGWGPIELNRSNGEQGPHDGRPLTLNGTSYAWGFGTHAHSEMVFNLQGYNDAGCTRFTADVGVDDEVGNRGSVNFLVLVDGVQKYASGTMTGASATRHVDVDLTEGWQLKLVVADAGDGINFDHADWVNPEVTCVRLGRIIDYGFHFEPDSLCLPQVDSRVELTLVVEDRGIQNTTLPSGPISFRMIVGSPIVDKLDVAEPNRIYATTTFPARFKVAVNVSASLYGVNGAEEKLEPVLEDYFKEFGHVHPAPLTLNTCT, encoded by the coding sequence ATGTTCCGTCCCGTGCGTTTGGTACTACTCGCCTGTGGTCTGAGCGGTCTGCTGGTAGCGTGTGGCATGGAGACCCCGGCTGGTGGCCCGGAAGTCGGCCCCTATGCAGGAGGCCGGGCCTATCCGTGGAGCTACACCGCCCCTGCTGGGCAGCTCATGGCTCAGCGCCTGACCCCGACCAGGAACACACTGCAGTACGAGACCATCCTGGCGGCGAAAAGCGGCTGGGGGCCAATCGAGCTGAACCGCAGCAACGGCGAACAGGGCCCCCACGACGGTCGGCCGCTCACCCTGAACGGCACGTCCTATGCCTGGGGCTTCGGCACGCATGCTCACAGCGAGATGGTCTTCAACTTGCAGGGTTACAACGATGCGGGGTGTACCCGCTTTACCGCCGATGTCGGGGTGGACGACGAGGTGGGGAACCGCGGCAGCGTGAACTTTCTGGTGTTGGTAGATGGCGTCCAGAAGTATGCCAGCGGCACCATGACCGGGGCGAGCGCCACCCGGCACGTCGACGTGGATCTGACCGAGGGGTGGCAACTGAAGCTCGTGGTGGCGGATGCCGGGGACGGCATCAATTTCGACCATGCTGATTGGGTCAACCCCGAAGTGACCTGCGTGCGCCTGGGACGCATCATCGATTACGGTTTTCACTTTGAACCCGACTCGCTGTGTCTGCCCCAGGTCGACAGCAGGGTGGAGCTGACTCTGGTGGTTGAAGATCGGGGAATCCAGAACACTACGCTGCCCAGCGGCCCCATCTCGTTCAGGATGATTGTGGGCAGTCCCATCGTTGACAAACTGGACGTCGCCGAGCCAAACAGGATCTACGCTACTACGACTTTCCCGGCCCGTTTTAAGGTAGCCGTCAATGTTTCAGCGTCTCTGTATGGGGTCAACGGAGCTGAGGAGAAGCTGGAGCCTGTGCTGGAGGACTATTTCAAGGAATTTGGCCATGTTCATCCGGCGCCTCTGACCCTCAACACCTGCACCTAG